A single region of the Raphanus sativus cultivar WK10039 chromosome 1, ASM80110v3, whole genome shotgun sequence genome encodes:
- the LOC108860040 gene encoding transcription factor bHLH94, with product MPLGAVVYPQDTFEYLSICKDFMFHDLSYQEKVVAQDTKNNVDTLGQEQSFVEVARDYHHKYPLIRLLDEKLDLPATDMENHSAIQPRKKRRRTRSKKNKEEIESQRMTHIAVERNRRKQMNEYLAVLRSLMPSSYAQRGDQASIVGGAINYVKELEHILQSMEPRRTTTTTHEADTSTNSLMSPFSEFFTYPQYSTKSSSAATENSSSPTEIEVTVAEGHANIKIMTKRKPRQLLQLVDSIQSLGLTLLHLNVTTLDNSILYSISVKVEEGSQLNTVDDIATALNQIVRRIQEE from the exons ATGCCTTTAGGCGCTGTCGTATACCCGCAAGATACATTCGAATACCTCTCTATTTGCAAAGATTTCATGTTCCACGACTTGTCCTATCAAGAAAAGGTAGTAGCTCAAGACACGAAGAACAACGTTGATACGTTAGGCCAAGAACAAAGCTTTGTGGAAGTAGCGCGAGACTATCATCATAAGTACCCTTTAATCCGTTTGTTGGATGAAAAGCTTGATCTTCCCGCCACTGATATGGAAAATCATTCTGCTATACAAccaaggaagaagaggagaagaacgaggagcaagaagaacaaggaagagATCGAGAGCCAGAGAATGACTCATATAGCCGTCGAGAGAAATCGCCGGAAACAGATGAATGAGTACCTCGCGGTACTCCGTTCTCTAATGCCGTCGTCATATGCTCAAAGG GGAGATCAAGCGTCGATAGTAGGAGGAGCCATTAACTACGTAAAGGAGTTAGAGCACATCTTACAATCTATGGAGCCTAGGAGAACCACGACGACGACCCATGAAGCTGACACAAGCACTAACTCATTAATGAGTCCCTTCTCAGAATTCTTCACTTACCCTCAATACTCGACAAAATCATCATCAGCAGCAACGGAAAACTCATCTTCCCCGACGGAGATAGAAGTGACGGTGGCGGAAGGCCACGCCAATATCAAGATAATGACGAAGAGGAAGCCGAGGCAGCTTCTTCAACTCGTAGATTCGATACAAAGCCTAGGGCTAactcttcttcatctcaatGTCACCACTCTCGACAACTCGATTCTCTACTCCATCAGCGTCAAG GTCGAAGAAGGGAGCCAACTGAATACCGTAGACGACATTGCAACAGCTTTGAATCAAATCGTAAGGAGAATTCAAGAAGAGTAA